The region CACATCCTTTCATTCCAAGAGGTGGGTTAAACCAATACCTTTTCCTGTGACTGAATGCCGGTTGCTAGGATACACAAACAGCTTTCTCCCTTAAGTTACAATATGAAGTTGTGGTCTACTTCCCCACATGTGTGGTCTGCTTTCTCTGTGCATGGTCTACTGCATGCTTGGATACAGATGACATCCACTGCAATTCACCCTCTGACTAAAATTACCCCAATTTAGAAGTGCAAttacccaggatctcctgttatCCTGACATTACATATCTGTATTCTACAAACCTAACCGTTTCTTAATCATAGATCATAGATGAAGTGACCTGAAATCATAGGACGTCTTCACAGGAACATCTTATGCCTCACTAAAGTTGAAGGACAACCAGTCAAATACCCAGCACTAATGATGGTGAAAGACAAAAAGTGAATGCTAAGACAACTATTAAGTTATTCATTCTGTATGTCAGGATCTCACATATACAAAAAATCACTAAATATCATACCTGGAAAACTTCAAGCCCAAGAACAGTACTGACAAAGCACTGTCTTGATGTAAAACTTGAGAAGTGGCACTATAATGCTCCCGAAAAAAAGTGGCCAGTTCTCTGAAATTTAACTGAAAAGAATGCTGCAGTACACCACTCAGAATGTAACAAGACCTCTCAAACAGCTGTTGCTCCTATGATAATCACCAGAAATGCAAACATTGTAATAACCAATACCACACAAAACAGTCATTTTAAGTTGTTTATTAAACAATGGTTTCAAGCTTTGAACAAAAGGATCCTGATTGCAGGAAATTTACACATTGAACTGAATACACCCTGGCAAGTGAATAAACTTAAAACAGATGGGCCAGGGTAGGTGACACGCTTATTTGATTGGGTCACCTTGTAATAGAACAAGGAAAATTtcacactaaaaaaaaacaagaaaagtttcagttgttgagccttcttcagatgtttctttccacctaaagaaggctcaacaactgaaacttttcttgtttttttagtgTGAAATTTTCCttgttgtttgttgtttctCCTATTCGTCAGAGTGGAATCaaccttttcttgttctttttcagccaccccatgctgacgcagctccccactcgAACATCACCTTTTATTAGgatgattgaaaaaaaataaacccaaCGCATTAGTTCAACACCAGAATTCATTGTCCCAAATGTGCTCCATTCCCATGTGTTATTGCTGCTTCACTGCATGAGCAGAAGGAAAAGCAAGATTTTGCAAGTGAAAGCAAACTCAAAACACAATAGCACCACACTGTGCAAGATCTCAAACTGTTAAAGACTAATACTGTTGGACTGATTCAAAAGTAGTGGGTtggtaaaattaaatttaaaaaccaatttaaataaaaaaaacatctttactcCTTTGGTCGTAAAAAAATACACTGCTGCCAAAAGCTTGCATCCCTCTTGGTGTAAAGGTAAACCAGTTCTCCTTCAGATTCTAAGGCTGCTGATGAAGTGCAAAGGCATTAAGGTTACAGTGCCACTTTTGCCCCTTTTCTGCAGCATGCTATGGTTTGAGGTGCGAGTCTCAGAGGGCAGGTGAGGGGGCGTCGGGATCGGGGTCGTTGTTGCCAGGCGGAGGATGAATTGGGAGGATGTCCAGCTCATCCACTTGGGGAGTGGGGTGCATTACcaccagctggtcctgaggaaTATCGGCTGCAGCTGCAGCCAGGTTAGTGATGGATTTGCTCTTCACACACTGGAAATCCACATGCCGACTCTTTCCCTCTTCCTTTTCCCAAGACATTCTGATGAAGGGTCTCTGGACGTAATTATAGATGACCTCTGGCCGGCCGCCTGGTCTCTTTTTCACCTTCTCTTTGTAAGTTGGGTAACCTATATTTTGAATAAAGAAATAGTAGCTTCAGCATTACTTAATGTTGTTTTACCTTTGCTGAAACTTTCAAAAATGTATAATCTCAATCCTTTCTACCACACCAATTAAATACTGCTAAAAACAGTTAATGGAGAGAAAAAGCAGAAAATTACAGAACACATACTGCCTTAAGTAACAGCTTACATTTTTGAGACATTTGATTTTCATCTGTCACCCTAATCATTTTGAATGTCATAAACCTAAAATTAGCTCAAACCACTTGAATGACTGTTATATCagttatttttaatgtcttgATCTGAGCTGAAGTTTAAAAACTGATATTCAAGGTTCTTAAAAAGAATGTTTATTGAAAAGTGTTTAGTTTCCCTGTGTGATTTTCAGAAAAATCCTAAATTCACTATACATCATTCGAATTCAATACTGCACTTACATATACACAGATATTACTGAACACACAGTCACTACTGAAGTATTAACTTTATACTTTTGCCTGGTTTAAAGTTAGCTAGACATTCTTGAATAACTTTAAAGAGAAAACGTCTACTGTACTAAAATACTAATACACTGATGaagaaaaaactacaaaaatacaatttgctcacaaaacaaaacaatcttGTTAGGTATTGTCTTAAATGCTTCGTTAACATGCAGTGCTTCATCTTACCTTCAATGCCCAATCTGATTTTCTTCAGACCCCTTTCCTTTAAAACAGATTTGGCAACATCTCTATTTTCTATATATTTGAAGAAACGATACAACTTTGTGCTGtaaataactgaaataaaaaaaaggttagTCCAGCTTCAAGTCTATTCTTTTAAAGATATGCTGTAAAATGTGTAAGAAAATTAGTGTTTAGGAAAGTTTTAGAAATACTTTGTCACTTGGATTGCCGTCTTAGGTGCAAAGATCTTGCTGTTTGTCTTTAAGAGTATTTTTCTGAATCTAAATAATGTCTTATGAACAGTAAATACTAAAACTGAGTGTAGACTAATAAAGGGAAATATTTAAAGCATTCTAAAATACTTATTTACTAATTAAAGCTGTAGGTGGTTGCAAATGAACTTGTTGTAGACTCACTCTGTGAATATTCCTCTCCCATCTGTGGAGGGTATTCTTCATCCCAGTCCACCACATCATCATCCGTCAGCACTACAATGTGACACTCTCTCTCCCCGCTCTGGGCACTGGCCACCATCAGTGGCAGGATCATCTCCTCCAGATAGAATTCAAACTGCCTGCGTGCTCCATCATTGGAGAGCTCATGCATTAGTGCACCTACAggcaaacaaaaacagattaaGGTCAGCACAGGACAGCTTGCATCCACAGCACACAAGCTGGCAAAACAGGTTAGTATTTGCTAAGGGCAACCCAATTTCTCAGGAACATAATATCGTATCTGAcaattttccattaaaatatCTGCACAGCAATTTGCATTTAAGAACAATTCAAACGAACTAGTCATCTCAAGTACTATAGTACACATTACAAGACGTTAACTACAAAGATGCACTCTCCATATATTAGCAAATAAAATACTACAATTTTCTCTGACTTATACCAATATCTGTTTGATGAAGAGAATCATAAAAGCCATACTTACTCAGGTCTCTGCACTTAATAGTGCTGTAGTCAAAGGAGATGCAGAGATAGTCACATGCTTCTCTTAGCTCCGGAATAGAGATTCCATCAGGGCAGCGGATTATCCCAGATTTATAGTAATCCTGACAGtaaagaaaagcacagaaaacaaagcagCAGCCATTACTGAAGCAGCATTACTCATAAACCTTTTGCCTAAAAGCAAATGTCGGTAGCACCAATGATTCTTCCTCTTAAGTGCCCAAGTCTGCTCACAGGCTAAACAGCATTGGATCAGTCAAGTAAGAAAATACAGCGTTCAAACACATTCTTTTCTAAATACTGCATAACTGCTGCAACTCGACTATCATTAATCCTTCAATGAATATTTTACATCTCACCCTTGTACATGTGCAGCATGGAGGTGCTAAACTGAAATTAATGATCCATCATCCCTCTGCTGCAGTCAACTACAAAGGTACAGACATCAGATAAATATTCATCTTAACCTAATTCTGTCTGAGACATCCCTTACATGTGCAAGTGCTCGAATGTCATACAAATAAGAGAAGATGGTGGAAACAgcattattaataaaacaaaactataaaCCCCTCAAAACAATATAGTGGTATAGTGTGTACATGTCACCAGAACCCTGCTTCACAGCTGCAGATACTGAAGCAGAAATGAAGGGCACAGGATATTTTGCTGATCCTTGTAAATCTGCTTTACAAAATCAGATATCATGGTCGGATGACAAGGTATAAAAACATTATAGGTGTAGTGTGAGAtttttaaacattgtaagctaTGCTAAAGTTAACAttattcaatacatttttaattttaatggaaaacaaattttataaaataattctgtGAAGAGAATCATTAGTAATACAAGGATATACAGCTAACTACAACCAAATCAGGCTGTACACATCCTTGAATATAACCACATTTCTATTCCAGGAAAAGCAATGATTAATGATTTGAGCAGTGTGATGACTAACGTGCATATTTAACACTTTtggattattttaatttcaaaaggaTTCAGTGAAGAATTTAAGATTCCACATGGCACTGCCACACACCTACTACCGTCTTGCTCACACAGGAGGTCTGATATTATTTAATACAGCCTGAGGCTGCTATTACAGATTATACAATAAAAGCACAGTTATTTTtaatctggatttttttaaatttaagtaatACTTGGTGATAAAGTTGCTATTAAAGTTTTAGCAGTAAGAATAAGTCTAATACAGTTACTTAAACATTTGTAGCTACaatgtgaacatttttaaagttgACTGTTTAACAActggacaggaaaaaaaaattagctCAAAAGCAACCATTCTTGATTTTTTCACATTAATgacattcacattttttaatatgtatgaactgtataaaatgaaaaatgtacaaatcTATACTAATACCATATTTCCACACTTTTTAGTAATTGTAAACACATCCTTACCAGAATGGCTCGAAACACAGTAGAGCTGATGCCTTCTGCTACCTCATACTCTCCTTTCTCATTGGGTCGAGTGAAATTGTGCTCCCTTCCAGATCCAAACATTCTGTTTAATGTGACATGCATGCAGtggaatattttaatatcatGGACATGCTACTTATCGAATACTTCAAAAGGTGTACAGCTAACCCTTGATTTAACTGACTTTGCATTAACTGACTTCAGAATTACTGGACAAAATGTTTTGAAGGGGAATTTTATCTGTAAATCACAAATAGAGGTTCACCACAATAACTGACaaagttaaatgaaaaaataataacactaacaTTTTATGTAACTTACATTTAAATACAAGGTTTATCAGGCATGAATATCACTGGTACTCTATAGATCAACAGCTTAAGATGGGTGTTTGCGTTTCTTATGCTTTAGctaattttatactgtatatttacaacaTGAAATAAGCTTAtatgttaatgttaaaaatagcacaggaaaatgtactttttttttaaataagtcaaAAGATCCAGAAAGTATACATATCGTCTATTATATTTTTGTCAGTGTTTTCTGACTAAAAAATTGGATTTGACAGACAAGTGTTAATAATGGATACCCCTTCCCCTTATTTGTCAGTGAAACCAAGGGAGTACTGTACTATAATTACTAACAAAATACAAACCAAGTATAGAAAAAATGCTGAAATTTGAAATGAAGATTTCCTTGAAAAACATCCTAGCAATCTACAGAACAAAACTGGTCATTTCAAATATTTCCATACTGTCTGATCATTACCTAAACATTCAGAATATTAAGAATACAGAAACCATCTGCCAACCACATCTAAGTAAACTTGCACACCGGATTAAATGAGATAATCCAGTAAAAGTAAATGCGTGTGTCATCTCAACAATCTGATGcaatttcagcatttttttttctgtgggagCATTTTTGTTCTTATAGCACTAATTAAACAACAAAAATCAATTGACACCCAAGGTCACAAAAGAGCTTCAAATGTCAGCAGTAACAAACCAGCTTTCATGTTTAATAGCACAAGAGCTGCAGCATTTGGTATACCTGCCCAGCATCGTGTTAGGCTGTGCGGTGAAGATGGAAGGATCTACCACAAATCTAGTGTTATCCACAATAAGGGTTACTCTTTCCGAGGTTCTCATGCTTCTTGCTCCTTCTTTGACATTTTCGTAGACAAACACCATTTCTCCGACCCCCACACCCTTGCAGTTGCCCTCGGTGCTGGACAGGGAGCTGTTCCGGCTGCTGGTGACTCCGCTGCTGGTGGAGCCATTCGGAGAGGCTTTCTGAGGCCGGGGACTGCTGGGCCGGGAGGAGGAGTTGTGATCTCTCTCGCGATCTGGAAGACACGGCCAGTCAAAGGGCAAAACCACACAATACTTAAAAACGGAAGGCTCTGTACCTCACGGATCTTGTTTGTGAATTTAAGAGGTACACTATCCATCTGTTTGTCTCCCCCCCAAGATGTAAGGTTTCATGACCATCAGCTTTATGTAAATGGTTTCTTTCCAAACACTGTTAATCACCGACACGAAAAATACTTGCTCAGCTTACTCACATCAAAGGGCTGCAGCATTAAGCATTATAGTTTCAGTACAGAGAACTGTGTAcagaaacatgaaacaaaatatgggtagaaaaaaaatttaaagcaattaaaaaacagcTGAAAGGCACAGTATTGGTCAAATGTGCCTTAGGTTCATCACTTGTAAATTTAAACATCTTaaaatgatatatttatatacaatttTCAGCAGCCATACCATTCACAGACATTTGTAACATACATTTTAGATGCTTACAACCTTAAATAGATTCACTGCAGACAAGTAACAGTCTTCCTCCAAGACTtctagtacagtacatgcagcagTGTGGAAATGGTGAAAGACTGTCTAGTATTCAGCTATATATAACATAATAGTGTTTCTTTCAAATTTgtctgacattttaaaataaggcaCCATTTTTATAGTCAATACAATAGACTTCACTTAATGAAAATTACATTATAATTCTTGGCAAAATATTTAGATATACTCCAAGAAAGTGTTTTCTGACTACAGCTGCACATGCAGGGATGATGCAAACCCACTAACTCTGCCTTCCCTCTCCAGCCCCGCTACCTGCTGGAAATCTAGGACAAAGCTGTCgcagcagcttttattttttgcagatcCACCATTAAATCAAATTTTACTGTTTTGGTATGTGGATGTAGTCATCTAAatctcaagattttttttttaatgttactgtGTTTCATTACTACTTCAAATGTGCAAATCTGATCTACGCTTAAGTgttgacaacaacaaaaaagtcatGTTGTTCAGTCACTCACCACTGTTGTGCTGTCTAGTAGGGGAGGTGACATTTCTAATGCATGGAGTCAACTGGCTTTCCCCCCTCTCATGGGAGGAATCTCGGGATCTGTCACTTGACCTGCGCCGATCTCGGGACCGGTCACATCCTCCACTGGCACCATGGAAGCTCATCTTCACCAGATCAGCTTCAAGTTTAGAAGCACGTGATTGGGCACTGCAATTCAAAATTCTGAGTTAATCAAAAATGtcaaattcaagagaaaaatcaCAAGAAAGTCACGCTGTCTGGAAACCTCTGCCAGAGAAATAAAATCTGTACAGATCTGCAGATTTCCTTGCTGAcctctttttaaaacaataattcaCACTAGTGCTGACTAGGCCTTAACGAATATCAATAGGACCTTATTGCCTCTGGAAGCAAATGCAGGAACAAACATTAAGCTAAATTTGTTCGCAAAACAATCCCATGAATTTCCTCTGCATCACTCATCACTCTGCCATCAATACCTACTTTAAACAGTTCAGTAGAGTAATAGGTGATGAAGGCAATGCATTAGAAAATTCACAAATTAATCaagcagtttttaatttttgaattaCTCTCCCTTAGCTGGAAACACTACAAGTTAAACAATTATTGATCGAAATGAAAGAGTATTCAAAAGATTGCTTGTCTGTTCCCTGATGAAGCGATTTGTAAATTTGCAATATGTAAATTGTTTGACTTATTGACGAAAGCACAACATTCAAGGACATAAGGCCTCTGCATTGCTTCAGTCAcagaacttgttttttttttataagataCATGAAGATTTTCACattaatacatattttacataaattaatatttaatgccATTTCAATTAAGGAAAAATtaaatgataataaaaatgatgtATTATTAACTGCACAAGCTTGATCTGCGACTAGGAAAATACTTGCATACAAAACCTGATTTTGAAATGTGATATACCCTAAATGTCCTTGGAGTAACTCAATTACAGCACAGGGAATTTCTGTGCCTGTGACCAAGCCCTAAAACAATACTTCATCTAGCTCACAAGGTTGCCTGCAGTTTAACAGGaacactgcagaaataaaactaTAAACAACTGAAATTTTGGTTTTGGCAATAGCATGCTTCAAAGCTGATCTAATCAAATGTCttggaatatgtttttttactgctttaaaCTTTAAAGATCAATATCACCTAATGTTTGTAATTAAAGACATTGGACATTATATGAAACTAGAAGCAAGAAGAtttccaaacaaaaaaagattatataatatgtaatataCCTGTATTGTCTAGGCCtagtactgaaaaaaaatcttcatttgaaaaatgaattacagcatgttacattttaaaaaatacaggcaGTTTTATTGAACTGaaggtttcacagtgttctAGCACTAGTTGTAATATACCAAGATACAAGACCTGTAGTAACTCTGCCAGTCACAGCCTATTATAGTTATACGATTATGCTCAACCAATCATGCCACAGGATTTTCCTCATGTCATTTCACATCTCTTGATACTGTTAGGACTAGCACCATCACACCACAACACTCCCACCTACTAAAAGATGTCATCTCCACATTATACTGAGGCAGTATGGATTTCTATTTCTCACCACGACACTCCTTGTTTTCTGCAATCACTGCACAAAAACCACACCAGCTGAGTGAAAGGAGGCAAACAAATAGCAAAATTCTTTTGATCCAAATTTTCTTTGGACCGGGAGACAGCACACTGTCCTTTCATGAGGTCCAGGTTAATTATGCTACTTCCTACCTCCCCCTGGGTCCACATGCAGCAGGGGTGGGGTTAACAGCCTCCACGAGTCTTCAACCCACAGCTATGTATTTGATCAGTTTTCTATCTTCTTTACAAAATGGGTTGCAGGGTTAAAGAAGAACAATTCAGATTCCCTCGCCAGGTGATACCGCCGCAAGCATCCCCAGGTCACTACCTGCTGTATTACATTGTGAAATACAAGACCCTCATCTGCGGTAAGAGGATATCCAAAGCAAATTACACTTAGCAGGAGCTTTGGCAAACATCAGCACAGCTGAAAActtaaatacagatttttttaaattatggtcATTCAATTGTGGAACCACAAAAAAAGGCAAGTCTGCTACCAGTGAAGTTTTTGCAAACTCAGTTAATGCATTTATTCATGGTACTTCCAATCAAGATATCGAAACACTTCATGCACACACGTCACGTTTAGCTGTTGCCCAAAATAGCTTCTGTTTTACCCACTCATGGTAGGCACAAACATCAAGCCGAGCCCAACCTGCTCTGAGGCACACCTCGAGTCAGACAGACCGGCATCCTGATCGACACACAGACTTCCACACACAAAAAGAAATCCTTGGCCTGAAGCACAGTTTTATGAATCAAAAAGAAGGGAATGGAATGTAGATGCGCTATTTCACTAACATAACAAAGGCACAACCAGTAAAGTCAAAACAGGGTTTAGTGGAGTATTCACACAAAGAACCTACATCCAGGGTATTAACATAattactgcaaagaaaaataaaaacctgcatTTCCAAAACCCATTTTGTAAAGACAGATGTTCCCTCCTGACAGCTAAGCTTT is a window of Lepisosteus oculatus isolate fLepOcu1 chromosome 21, fLepOcu1.hap2, whole genome shotgun sequence DNA encoding:
- the btbd10b gene encoding BTB/POZ domain-containing protein 10 isoform X2, whose amino-acid sequence is MAGRPHAYDSNSSDPENWDRKSHSRPRKLYKHSSAQSRASKLEADLVKMSFHGASGGCDRSRDRRRSSDRSRDSSHERGESQLTPCIRNVTSPTRQHNSDRERDHNSSSRPSSPRPQKASPNGSTSSGVTSSRNSSLSSTEGNCKGVGVGEMVFVYENVKEGARSMRTSERVTLIVDNTRFVVDPSIFTAQPNTMLGRMFGSGREHNFTRPNEKGEYEVAEGISSTVFRAILDYYKSGIIRCPDGISIPELREACDYLCISFDYSTIKCRDLSALMHELSNDGARRQFEFYLEEMILPLMVASAQSGERECHIVVLTDDDVVDWDEEYPPQMGEEYSQIIYSTKLYRFFKYIENRDVAKSVLKERGLKKIRLGIEGYPTYKEKVKKRPGGRPEVIYNYVQRPFIRMSWEKEEGKSRHVDFQCVKSKSITNLAAAAADIPQDQLVVMHPTPQVDELDILPIHPPPGNNDPDPDAPSPAL
- the btbd10b gene encoding BTB/POZ domain-containing protein 10 isoform X1, with translation MPKDVEPASKASLFGGVHVFCAFIPPFSPCCFVFNLPCEAEGAQSRASKLEADLVKMSFHGASGGCDRSRDRRRSSDRSRDSSHERGESQLTPCIRNVTSPTRQHNSDRERDHNSSSRPSSPRPQKASPNGSTSSGVTSSRNSSLSSTEGNCKGVGVGEMVFVYENVKEGARSMRTSERVTLIVDNTRFVVDPSIFTAQPNTMLGRMFGSGREHNFTRPNEKGEYEVAEGISSTVFRAILDYYKSGIIRCPDGISIPELREACDYLCISFDYSTIKCRDLSALMHELSNDGARRQFEFYLEEMILPLMVASAQSGERECHIVVLTDDDVVDWDEEYPPQMGEEYSQIIYSTKLYRFFKYIENRDVAKSVLKERGLKKIRLGIEGYPTYKEKVKKRPGGRPEVIYNYVQRPFIRMSWEKEEGKSRHVDFQCVKSKSITNLAAAAADIPQDQLVVMHPTPQVDELDILPIHPPPGNNDPDPDAPSPAL